The Solibacillus sp. FSL R7-0682 genome includes a window with the following:
- a CDS encoding metal ABC transporter ATP-binding protein has protein sequence MSLKLRFRTSMKKVNGDLLTPISIFQRLQGKRKFLLESSAKYEGNGRYSFIGVNPRKTYSGIDQKLRDFSHLTQKEYFYEGELVQLLKQVMPRVSSHTEYPFTGGGIGYMHALPNTVPTLQFHVYDTLIIFDHLTEEIAVFHTNIEAEQVEPNIDELIHELFSTPTPAETSYTLSSFEKQSGSTYSAVFSGDAFALYRNLRVQFASAYMYYVEFDECTLIGTSPSSYIQIRDGALSTMNHEINIERFCQQETIEKAQHQQQGQLTSSFHAIDVVKELQPPHGLIGYIGFNGQVDFTAPTNMMTIIGQVAHIQTLHSDTSPSFSSLMKG, from the coding sequence ATGTCATTAAAACTACGATTTCGTACTTCTATGAAAAAAGTAAATGGGGATTTATTAACACCCATTTCTATTTTTCAACGCCTACAAGGCAAACGAAAGTTTTTACTTGAAAGCTCTGCCAAATATGAAGGAAACGGGCGCTATTCCTTCATCGGGGTCAATCCACGCAAAACTTATAGTGGCATTGATCAGAAGCTTCGCGACTTTTCGCATTTAACACAGAAGGAATATTTTTATGAAGGGGAGCTCGTTCAATTATTAAAGCAGGTAATGCCGCGTGTATCATCGCATACGGAATATCCGTTTACTGGTGGTGGAATTGGCTATATGCATGCATTACCAAACACCGTACCTACCCTACAGTTTCACGTGTATGACACGCTCATTATTTTCGATCATCTAACAGAGGAAATTGCCGTTTTCCATACAAATATCGAAGCCGAGCAAGTAGAGCCAAATATTGATGAACTTATTCATGAGCTCTTTTCTACTCCTACACCAGCTGAAACTAGCTACACCCTTAGTTCATTTGAAAAGCAATCCGGCTCAACCTATTCGGCAGTATTTTCAGGCGATGCCTTTGCCCTTTATCGTAATTTAAGAGTCCAATTTGCTTCAGCGTATATGTATTATGTCGAATTTGATGAATGCACGCTCATTGGAACGTCCCCTTCTAGCTATATACAAATTCGGGACGGAGCCCTTTCGACAATGAATCATGAAATAAATATTGAGCGTTTTTGCCAACAGGAGACCATTGAAAAAGCACAACATCAGCAGCAAGGTCAGCTCACTTCTTCGTTCCATGCCATTGATGTTGTCAAGGAGCTTCAGCCTCCACATGGATTAATTGGTTATATCGGCTTTAACGGTCAGGTTGACTTTACAGCCCCAACAAATATGATGACGATTATTGGTCAGGTTGCCCATATCCAAACATTACACAGTGACACCAGTCCATCATTCAGCTCACTTATGAAAGGATGA
- a CDS encoding ABC transporter substrate-binding protein yields MTRKFMKLSLLLFGLLFVLAACGTDENESSGETATNGSGESGKTEETKTFKIGTTQILEHPSLDAAKEGFKQAIKDAGIEAEYVDKSANNDNSANMTIAQQLVSEQVDLIFANSTPSAQAAKGATADIPIIFTSVTDAVGAELIDTMAAPGANVTGTIDLHPETMPKTVAFLKELGATNVGMVYNAGEQNSVAQITTAKELAEKEGLKIVEASASSPAEVKQAAESLIGKVDAFYIITDNTVVSALESVIDVANSNKLPLIVGELDSVERGGLAAYGFDYYDIGYEAGQMAVQILLEGKTPSEIPAAYPANLKLVINKATAETLGLEIKSEWGAEVQ; encoded by the coding sequence ATGACACGTAAATTTATGAAGCTATCATTGCTTTTATTTGGGCTTTTGTTCGTTTTAGCAGCTTGTGGGACAGATGAAAATGAATCTTCAGGTGAAACGGCTACAAACGGTTCAGGAGAGTCAGGAAAAACAGAAGAAACAAAAACGTTTAAAATCGGAACAACACAAATTTTAGAGCATCCATCATTAGATGCGGCAAAAGAAGGATTTAAGCAAGCAATTAAAGATGCTGGTATTGAAGCAGAATACGTTGACAAATCAGCTAATAATGATAACAGTGCGAATATGACAATCGCGCAACAATTAGTAAGTGAGCAAGTGGATTTAATCTTTGCTAATTCAACACCTTCAGCCCAAGCAGCAAAAGGGGCAACAGCTGATATTCCAATTATCTTTACTTCTGTAACGGATGCAGTAGGTGCAGAATTAATCGATACAATGGCTGCTCCAGGTGCTAACGTTACAGGGACAATCGATCTACACCCAGAAACAATGCCAAAAACAGTTGCTTTCCTTAAAGAGCTAGGTGCTACAAATGTTGGGATGGTATACAATGCGGGTGAGCAAAACTCAGTAGCACAAATCACTACAGCAAAAGAATTAGCTGAAAAAGAAGGACTTAAAATTGTTGAGGCATCAGCTTCTTCACCAGCTGAAGTAAAGCAAGCAGCAGAATCTTTAATTGGTAAAGTAGATGCGTTTTATATCATTACAGATAATACAGTCGTTTCTGCATTAGAGTCAGTAATTGACGTAGCAAATTCAAACAAACTTCCATTAATCGTTGGTGAATTAGATTCAGTAGAGCGTGGCGGTTTAGCAGCATACGGATTCGATTACTATGATATCGGTTATGAAGCGGGTCAAATGGCAGTACAGATCTTATTGGAAGGGAAGACTCCTTCAGAAATTCCAGCTGCTTACCCAGCTAATTTAAAATTAGTAATTAATAAAGCAACTGCCGAAACATTAGGCTTGGAAATTAAGTCTGAGTGGGGCGCAGAAGTACAATAA
- a CDS encoding QueT transporter family protein: protein MKVKFLATSAIIAALYIAVTMLVAPISFGQVQFRIAELFNHLIAFNPRYMLGVVLGVFISNFLMSSVGPIDLIFGVGHTIITLGIFIFICKFVKNIWARLVINTLLFTFTMFIIAAQLNLVLDFPFWETWAFVAFGEFVVLAVSAPIMYALNKRLDFKKLI from the coding sequence ATGAAGGTAAAATTTTTAGCAACGAGTGCAATTATTGCAGCTCTTTATATTGCTGTGACTATGCTTGTTGCACCAATTAGCTTTGGTCAGGTACAATTCCGTATTGCAGAGCTGTTCAACCATTTAATCGCCTTCAACCCACGCTATATGCTTGGTGTTGTATTAGGTGTATTTATTTCGAATTTCCTTATGTCGTCAGTCGGTCCAATTGATTTGATTTTCGGTGTAGGACATACAATCATTACACTTGGGATTTTTATTTTCATTTGTAAATTCGTAAAAAATATTTGGGCACGTTTAGTGATCAATACACTATTATTCACGTTCACAATGTTCATTATTGCAGCACAATTGAACCTTGTGCTTGACTTCCCATTCTGGGAAACTTGGGCTTTTGTAGCGTTTGGCGAATTTGTCGTATTAGCAGTAAGTGCACCAATTATGTATGCTTTAAATAAACGACTCGATTTCAAAAAATTAATTTAA